A single window of Acidimicrobiales bacterium DNA harbors:
- the tesB gene encoding acyl-CoA thioesterase II, whose product MLAVNFAEMMQLEHHGPDTYVGTGPDYPWGGLYGGQIVAQALKAAGNTVEPEYIVHSLHAYFIRLGDSSEPIRFEVDRVRNGRAFVTRSVVARQSGGAILVLAASFQVPEPGPDEQTAHMPKVPFPDELPESSWSPVFRRRMVPVEEPGRAVGWLRNSEPIGDDPLMHACALAYQSDDLPTDAVVTQHPLWREGSGEDRPVWTASLDHAIWFHRAIRADEWLLQEFVGHGLLSSRGTAVGYVFTADGEHVATVAQEVLVRPRRM is encoded by the coding sequence ATGCTCGCCGTGAACTTCGCCGAGATGATGCAGCTCGAACATCACGGGCCGGACACCTACGTCGGCACCGGACCGGACTATCCGTGGGGCGGACTGTATGGAGGTCAGATCGTCGCGCAGGCTCTCAAGGCGGCTGGAAACACCGTGGAACCCGAGTACATCGTCCACTCGCTTCATGCGTACTTCATCAGGCTCGGCGATTCTTCCGAGCCGATCCGCTTCGAGGTCGACCGGGTACGAAACGGTCGCGCATTCGTCACGCGCAGCGTCGTGGCGAGGCAGTCCGGTGGGGCGATCCTGGTGTTGGCAGCGTCCTTCCAGGTGCCCGAGCCGGGTCCAGACGAGCAGACGGCGCACATGCCGAAGGTGCCGTTCCCAGACGAGCTGCCGGAGTCGAGCTGGAGTCCGGTGTTCCGACGCAGGATGGTCCCTGTGGAGGAGCCGGGCCGCGCCGTCGGCTGGCTCCGCAACTCCGAACCGATCGGCGACGACCCTCTCATGCACGCGTGTGCTCTGGCGTATCAGAGCGACGACCTCCCCACCGACGCAGTCGTCACGCAGCATCCACTCTGGAGAGAGGGTTCCGGTGAAGACCGTCCCGTGTGGACCGCGTCCCTCGACCATGCGATCTGGTTCCATCGGGCGATCAGAGCCGACGAGTGGCTGTTGCAAGAGTTCGTGGGGCACGGACTGCTGTCGTCACGCGGTACGGCCGTCGGATATGTGTTCACCGCCGACGGCGAGCACGTGGCGACGGTCGCTCAAGAGGTGCTGGTCAGGCCACGCCGCATGTGA
- a CDS encoding transcriptional regulator, translating to MADPDQVRERLARLGALIREQRERAELSLRELAQRANVSNPYLSQLERGLHEPSVRVLTSIAKALNMSADALLRGAGLVDAAPDQRNEVDTEEAIRRDPRLTDDQKESLLAVYRAYVSSNVGG from the coding sequence GTGGCCGACCCCGATCAGGTACGCGAACGGTTGGCTCGGCTAGGCGCCCTCATTCGCGAGCAGAGGGAGCGCGCAGAGCTGTCACTCCGTGAGCTGGCGCAACGAGCCAACGTGTCCAACCCGTATCTGAGTCAGCTCGAACGGGGTCTGCACGAGCCGTCCGTGAGGGTGCTCACCTCCATCGCAAAGGCGCTGAACATGTCGGCCGACGCACTACTGCGAGGAGCGGGTCTTGTGGACGCGGCTCCCGATCAGAGGAACGAGGTCGACACGGAAGAGGCCATTCGTCGGGATCCGCGCCTCACCGACGACCAAAAGGAGTCGCTGCTGGCGGTCTACAGGGCGTACGTGAGCAGCAACGTTGGCGGCTGA
- a CDS encoding hydroxyglutarate oxidase yields MNRFDVLVVGAGIVGLATARSLAERSVSVAVLEKEPGPACHQSGRNSGVIHSGVAYAPGSLKARLVAAGREALLEFCRENGIPVRISGKVIVASCTSEIPMLLELAKRAASNGVEAVLGDRRDLQSVEPAAEGLACLHVPATGVVDFASVCRVLSERLQRSGVVVSYESMVTAARSADDGVEVQADGHVWRGRHLVVCAGVHGDRLADMVGVPLRGARIVPFRGEFREVTEPSASAIRSMVYPVPRAGLPFLGVHLTRGIDGRVHAGPNAVLALAREGYDRSQVDMAEMRSLLVSPAFRSLARRFWRTGAEEVLRSLSPRRFARAVRRLVPDVAEHDLKPAPGGIRAQVVWSDGRLEDDFLFLEAPAVTVALNVPSPAATAAFAIGEVLAGRVLGEAGQI; encoded by the coding sequence GTGAATCGTTTCGACGTTCTCGTAGTGGGCGCCGGCATAGTCGGGCTCGCCACGGCCCGATCTCTCGCCGAAAGGAGCGTCTCCGTAGCCGTACTGGAAAAGGAGCCCGGTCCGGCTTGCCACCAGAGCGGGAGGAACTCAGGAGTCATCCACTCGGGCGTCGCATATGCTCCCGGCTCTCTCAAGGCACGCCTGGTGGCCGCGGGGAGAGAGGCTCTACTCGAGTTCTGCCGGGAGAACGGGATACCGGTCCGCATCTCCGGCAAGGTGATCGTGGCATCCTGCACCAGCGAGATCCCGATGCTGCTCGAACTGGCCAAGCGTGCCGCGTCAAACGGAGTGGAGGCGGTTCTCGGCGATCGAAGGGATCTGCAGTCCGTCGAGCCTGCGGCGGAGGGCTTGGCCTGCCTGCACGTGCCGGCCACGGGCGTGGTCGACTTCGCCTCGGTGTGTCGAGTGCTGTCGGAACGCCTTCAGAGGTCGGGTGTCGTCGTCTCCTACGAGAGCATGGTGACGGCGGCTAGATCTGCAGACGATGGCGTGGAGGTGCAGGCCGACGGTCACGTCTGGCGGGGTCGTCACCTCGTCGTGTGCGCCGGAGTCCACGGAGATCGGCTCGCCGACATGGTCGGAGTACCCCTCCGCGGAGCACGCATCGTCCCCTTCCGGGGCGAATTCCGAGAGGTGACCGAACCATCCGCGAGCGCTATCCGATCCATGGTGTATCCCGTCCCGCGAGCCGGGCTCCCGTTCCTCGGAGTGCACTTGACCCGCGGAATCGACGGTCGTGTGCACGCCGGGCCCAACGCGGTGCTGGCACTCGCCAGAGAGGGATATGACCGGTCGCAGGTCGACATGGCCGAGATGCGCTCTCTGTTGGTCAGCCCCGCCTTTCGGTCGCTGGCAAGGCGCTTCTGGCGAACCGGTGCCGAGGAGGTGCTCCGGTCGCTGTCGCCCCGCCGCTTCGCCCGGGCGGTGAGACGACTGGTCCCCGACGTGGCAGAGCATGATCTGAAGCCGGCTCCAGGTGGAATCCGCGCCCAGGTGGTGTGGTCTGACGGGCGTCTCGAAGACGACTTCCTCTTCCTCGAGGCTCCCGCCGTGACCGTCGCCCTCAACGTGCCTTCACCAGCCGCCACGGCTGCGTTTGCCATCGGTGAAGTGCTGGCCGGCCGGGTCCTGGGTGAGGCCGGGCAGATCTAA
- a CDS encoding DNA-binding protein — translation MRTGTRREVEDLSRFECLRLLGEGKVGRIGLSWDALPAIFPVNYVLDGNRIVIRTGYGSKLSAAMAGAVVAFEVDQWDAVSHTGWSVLVRGHARVLLDPAEVEEAKSLPLEPWANPDADHFVEIPCELVTGRRIRGWYED, via the coding sequence ATGCGAACAGGGACGCGTCGCGAGGTGGAGGATCTCTCGAGGTTCGAGTGCCTGCGCCTCCTCGGGGAAGGCAAAGTAGGTCGCATCGGGCTCTCTTGGGACGCGCTCCCTGCCATATTCCCGGTCAACTACGTGCTCGACGGCAATCGGATCGTCATCAGGACCGGTTACGGGTCGAAGTTGTCCGCAGCCATGGCCGGAGCGGTAGTCGCGTTCGAGGTAGACCAATGGGACGCAGTCTCCCACACCGGCTGGAGCGTCCTGGTCAGGGGTCACGCTCGCGTGCTGCTGGATCCGGCGGAGGTCGAAGAGGCCAAGAGCCTCCCGTTGGAGCCATGGGCCAACCCCGACGCAGACCATTTCGTCGAGATTCCCTGCGAGCTGGTGACGGGTAGGCGGATCAGGGGCTGGTACGAGGATTGA
- a CDS encoding DNA-binding response regulator, producing the protein MILDDHEVVRMGLRDLLEREDDIEVVTEASTAAEALARVKATQPDVAILDVRLPDGDGVEVCREIRSTSPLTRCLILTSHADDEALFASIIAGASGYLLKDVRGGDLVEAVRKVARGESLLDPAVTGRVLERLREPAEETTDERVARLSPQERRLLELLAEGLTNRQIAERMYLAEKTVKNYVSNLLAKLGMSRRTEAAVYAARLQERRRADR; encoded by the coding sequence ATGATCCTCGACGATCACGAGGTGGTGCGGATGGGACTGCGCGACCTCCTCGAGCGCGAGGACGACATCGAGGTGGTGACCGAGGCCTCCACCGCTGCCGAGGCGCTCGCCCGGGTCAAGGCGACCCAGCCGGACGTGGCGATACTCGACGTGCGTCTTCCCGACGGTGACGGGGTCGAGGTGTGCCGCGAGATCCGGTCGACCTCTCCACTCACACGATGCCTGATACTCACGTCTCACGCGGACGACGAAGCGTTGTTTGCTTCGATAATCGCCGGCGCGTCGGGCTACCTCCTCAAGGACGTGAGAGGAGGCGATCTGGTCGAAGCCGTGCGGAAGGTGGCGAGGGGCGAATCCCTACTGGATCCTGCGGTGACCGGGCGGGTCCTCGAAAGGCTCAGGGAACCGGCCGAAGAGACCACGGACGAACGCGTCGCTCGACTCAGCCCGCAGGAGAGACGACTCTTGGAGCTGCTAGCCGAGGGGCTCACCAATCGTCAGATAGCAGAACGTATGTATCTCGCCGAGAAGACGGTGAAGAACTATGTGTCGAACCTGCTGGCCAAGCTCGGGATGAGCCGGAGGACGGAGGCGGCGGTGTACGCGGCTCGGCTGCAGGAGCGCAGACGTGCCGACAGATGA
- a CDS encoding MFS transporter, producing MSTASPESGGESRSRYPTLVLLTTLTGMFATTFPVTVLTVAIPDMAGELHTTPRTLAWVVTLPLLVSAVVTPVLGKLGDLYGHRRVFLVGFASAAVATAATSTAWNALTLISWRTLTQMMGAATGPTSMALINSVYPPERRVRAMGWWAMVAAGSPAIGLALGGPLIESVGWRALFLIQAVLMAIAVLVAAAVLQETQRRRVVRFDVAGSVTLMVGTACLMFVLSQTPEWGITHPWVLACALVSPAALVAFVHAERRAVDPLLPLGLFRGGDFVPAGCGALFAGASYMGAYFLAPILLIELFGYSKSLTSWMLLVRPVVFSASSPMGGAVGVRWGEKRTAVVGSVVMTVGIAAIALGALAQSVSSVLAGFVLQGMGHGLLRPPLSAALANSVGRDSLGIAGAAERMAFQVGASFGVTALTVAYAGSDTPERFALAFGVGAVLSTGVLVASLALSARRGGELGDR from the coding sequence GTGAGTACCGCCTCGCCGGAGTCCGGCGGAGAGTCACGCTCCCGATATCCGACGCTCGTCCTGCTCACCACACTCACGGGGATGTTCGCCACGACCTTTCCCGTCACGGTGTTGACCGTGGCGATCCCAGACATGGCCGGGGAGCTTCACACGACTCCTCGCACGCTGGCGTGGGTGGTGACGTTGCCCTTGCTGGTCTCTGCCGTGGTGACTCCGGTGCTCGGCAAGCTGGGGGACCTCTACGGCCATCGCAGGGTATTTCTCGTCGGCTTCGCCTCTGCCGCTGTGGCGACCGCGGCGACGTCGACTGCCTGGAACGCGCTCACGCTCATCTCGTGGCGCACTCTCACGCAGATGATGGGCGCTGCCACCGGTCCCACGTCGATGGCGCTGATCAACTCGGTATATCCGCCGGAGCGTCGTGTGAGAGCGATGGGATGGTGGGCGATGGTCGCAGCGGGTTCGCCCGCGATCGGCCTCGCACTCGGGGGGCCGCTTATCGAGTCGGTCGGTTGGAGGGCACTGTTTCTCATCCAGGCAGTCCTCATGGCGATCGCCGTCCTGGTCGCTGCCGCCGTCTTGCAGGAGACGCAGAGGCGGAGAGTGGTCCGCTTCGACGTGGCCGGCTCCGTCACTCTGATGGTGGGGACGGCCTGTCTGATGTTCGTTCTCAGCCAGACCCCGGAGTGGGGCATCACCCATCCCTGGGTCCTCGCATGCGCCCTCGTGAGCCCCGCTGCCCTGGTGGCGTTCGTGCATGCGGAGAGGCGGGCGGTGGACCCACTTCTCCCGTTGGGGTTGTTCCGCGGCGGGGACTTCGTGCCGGCCGGCTGTGGTGCGCTCTTTGCAGGGGCGTCTTACATGGGCGCCTACTTTCTCGCTCCGATCCTTCTGATCGAACTGTTCGGCTATTCCAAGTCGCTGACCTCGTGGATGCTGTTGGTTCGTCCGGTGGTCTTCTCGGCTTCGTCGCCGATGGGGGGAGCGGTCGGAGTCCGGTGGGGTGAGAAGCGCACTGCCGTGGTGGGGTCTGTCGTGATGACGGTCGGCATCGCGGCCATCGCTCTCGGGGCGCTGGCGCAGTCCGTGTCGTCGGTATTGGCCGGATTCGTCCTGCAGGGGATGGGCCATGGCCTGCTCCGACCTCCCCTCTCCGCGGCACTGGCCAACTCCGTCGGCAGAGATTCCCTCGGCATCGCCGGTGCAGCAGAGCGAATGGCGTTCCAGGTGGGCGCTTCCTTCGGCGTCACTGCCCTGACGGTCGCGTACGCGGGCTCCGACACGCCCGAGCGGTTCGCCTTGGCTTTCGGTGTCGGAGCCGTGTTGTCGACCGGCGTGCTGGTCGCATCACTCGCTCTCTCCGCTCGTCGAGGCGGTGAACTCGGCGACCGATGA
- a CDS encoding TetR family transcriptional regulator codes for MTVMATSTRRGLRRAVSEEDKQLRRAQILAAAKSVFSSKGFHATTIADVARRCGLSYGVVYWYFASKDELFAELMAAEEASLRERVRAALADVGDVQPGDVAPVLEAAVRAVFEHFEEDPAATRLLFREAATLGGMHGRRLSEIFSRFVSELEAVVRLGQERGEIRAGPPSAIAYFVAISIGHMALRRQRTDDGLSTGEAAHLVVQLVLEGITGDQGGSSATGGDPSDRTYSSHRPNARHSKGR; via the coding sequence ATGACCGTGATGGCGACGTCGACTCGTAGGGGTTTGCGTCGGGCGGTGAGCGAGGAGGACAAGCAGCTGCGGCGCGCCCAGATCCTCGCGGCGGCCAAGTCGGTGTTCTCCTCGAAGGGATTCCACGCCACCACCATCGCAGACGTCGCCCGGCGATGCGGCCTGTCCTATGGGGTCGTCTACTGGTACTTCGCCTCCAAGGACGAACTGTTCGCCGAGCTGATGGCAGCAGAGGAGGCCTCCCTCCGGGAGCGCGTCCGCGCGGCCCTGGCTGATGTAGGTGACGTGCAACCCGGCGACGTGGCTCCGGTGTTGGAGGCAGCCGTCAGAGCAGTGTTCGAACACTTCGAGGAGGACCCGGCGGCGACCCGCTTGCTCTTCAGGGAGGCGGCCACTTTGGGTGGTATGCACGGGAGGAGGCTCTCAGAGATCTTCTCGAGGTTCGTCTCCGAGTTGGAAGCCGTGGTCCGCCTGGGCCAGGAGAGAGGTGAGATCCGTGCGGGACCGCCGTCGGCGATCGCATATTTCGTCGCCATCTCGATCGGCCACATGGCGCTGAGGCGTCAGCGCACCGACGACGGGTTGTCCACCGGTGAAGCGGCGCATCTGGTGGTCCAGCTCGTTCTCGAGGGGATCACGGGTGACCAGGGTGGCTCTTCGGCGACGGGAGGTGATCCGTCAGATCGCACCTACTCGAGTCATCGGCCGAACGCTCGACATTCGAAAGGGAGGTGA
- the adh gene encoding alcohol dehydrogenase, with protein MMSSAKALVLVEPGRLEEREFPPPDLGEEDGLLQVEACGLCGTDHEQFSGALHPGYAFVPGHETVGVVVAAGRKAAERWGVEVGQRVAVEVFQSCRRCDECEQGRYRFCREHGIADMYGFVSVDREPGLWGGYSTHQYLAPDSMLLPVPDGLDPVTATLFNPLGAGVRWASRLPQTGSGNVVAVLGPGIRGICSLVAAKEAGAEFVMVTGLGETDRLRLEVAREFGADVVVDVSGEDPVTVLHREVGSLADVVVDVTAKAPRAFLQALDLVKPGGTVVVAGTRASGPLEGFDPDLLVFKEIRVLGALGVDADSYLAAFEILASGRYPFEDLPRRVVGFGELGGLLEAMASGDPQRPLHAVVRPPGKDEFA; from the coding sequence ATGATGTCGAGCGCCAAGGCGCTGGTCCTCGTGGAGCCGGGGCGGCTCGAGGAGAGAGAGTTTCCACCGCCGGATCTCGGTGAGGAAGACGGTCTCTTGCAGGTGGAGGCGTGCGGTCTCTGCGGCACCGACCACGAGCAGTTCTCCGGAGCGCTTCATCCTGGATACGCGTTCGTGCCCGGCCACGAGACGGTCGGCGTGGTGGTGGCTGCAGGGCGCAAGGCCGCCGAGCGCTGGGGAGTAGAGGTCGGGCAGCGTGTGGCGGTAGAGGTGTTCCAGTCCTGCCGCAGGTGCGACGAGTGCGAGCAGGGGCGCTATCGCTTCTGCCGTGAGCACGGAATAGCAGACATGTACGGATTCGTCTCGGTAGACCGAGAGCCGGGGCTTTGGGGCGGGTACTCGACTCATCAGTACCTCGCCCCCGATTCGATGCTTCTTCCCGTGCCGGACGGACTCGACCCGGTGACCGCGACGCTGTTCAACCCGCTGGGTGCGGGAGTTCGCTGGGCAAGCAGGTTGCCGCAGACCGGCTCGGGAAACGTGGTGGCCGTTCTCGGGCCGGGGATAAGGGGGATCTGTTCGCTCGTCGCCGCCAAGGAGGCCGGCGCGGAGTTCGTCATGGTGACCGGTCTCGGCGAGACCGACCGACTACGCCTGGAGGTGGCGCGAGAATTCGGGGCGGACGTGGTGGTGGACGTGTCCGGGGAAGACCCGGTCACCGTTCTTCACCGGGAGGTGGGGAGCCTCGCCGACGTCGTTGTCGACGTGACTGCCAAGGCTCCGAGGGCCTTCCTCCAGGCGTTGGATCTGGTGAAGCCCGGGGGGACCGTGGTCGTGGCTGGGACCAGGGCATCGGGGCCTCTCGAGGGGTTCGACCCCGACCTGCTGGTCTTCAAGGAGATCCGCGTCCTTGGAGCTCTAGGTGTGGACGCCGACTCGTATCTGGCCGCGTTCGAGATCCTCGCCTCGGGTAGATACCCGTTCGAGGACCTCCCCAGACGGGTGGTCGGCTTCGGCGAGTTGGGCGGTCTGCTGGAAGCGATGGCGAGTGGGGATCCGCAACGGCCCCTGCACGCAGTCGTCCGGCCGCCGGGGAAGGACGAGTTCGCATGA
- a CDS encoding 2-nitropropane dioxygenase, translating into MTITTRLTEILGVEHPVMLAGMGGVSYADLVAAVSEAGGFGTLGASTMSLDRMVAEMEKVRSLTDKPFGVDLLTAAPGDMRRQVEAIIEGGASVFVAGLGVPSEVIDLCHEHGLLVVNMCGKVRHAVKAVEAGCDIVVAQGTEAGGHTGAVATFPLVPMIVDAVGDRVPVVAAGGIFDGRHLAAALALGADGVWVGTRFIATPEARATPGYKEALMRTAEDGTVVTRAYTGKTLRAIRNSYTDWFEKHPEELQPFPAQVVRSIQDGAMHLGADVDPSEVDPDKECYPAGQGTGAIRELVPAAELVRRFVEEAEETIARMRRFVSQPSGSGRPI; encoded by the coding sequence ATGACGATCACCACGCGACTCACGGAGATATTGGGTGTGGAGCATCCGGTGATGTTGGCGGGCATGGGTGGGGTGTCGTATGCGGATCTGGTCGCGGCGGTGTCGGAGGCCGGCGGATTCGGGACCCTGGGAGCGTCCACCATGAGCCTCGACAGGATGGTCGCCGAGATGGAGAAGGTGCGCAGCCTCACGGACAAGCCGTTCGGCGTGGACCTACTCACGGCGGCTCCCGGCGACATGAGACGCCAGGTCGAGGCGATCATCGAGGGTGGGGCGAGCGTGTTCGTCGCAGGGCTTGGGGTCCCCTCGGAGGTGATCGACCTCTGCCACGAGCACGGTCTCCTCGTCGTGAACATGTGCGGCAAGGTGCGGCACGCGGTCAAGGCGGTCGAGGCGGGATGTGACATCGTCGTGGCGCAAGGTACGGAGGCGGGTGGTCACACCGGCGCGGTCGCGACTTTCCCACTGGTGCCGATGATCGTCGACGCGGTCGGAGACCGGGTTCCGGTGGTGGCAGCCGGTGGGATCTTCGACGGACGACATCTAGCTGCGGCGTTGGCGCTGGGTGCGGATGGAGTGTGGGTCGGCACCAGGTTCATCGCAACGCCGGAGGCCCGGGCGACGCCCGGATACAAGGAAGCACTCATGCGTACTGCCGAGGACGGAACGGTCGTGACGCGCGCATACACGGGAAAGACACTCCGAGCCATCCGCAACAGCTACACGGACTGGTTCGAGAAGCATCCGGAGGAGCTGCAGCCGTTCCCCGCACAGGTGGTGCGGTCCATCCAGGACGGTGCGATGCATCTCGGCGCAGACGTCGACCCTTCCGAAGTGGATCCGGACAAGGAGTGCTACCCGGCTGGTCAGGGGACCGGAGCCATCAGGGAGCTCGTGCCCGCAGCCGAGTTGGTCAGGAGGTTCGTCGAGGAGGCGGAGGAGACGATCGCCCGCATGAGGAGGTTCGTGAGCCAGCCGTCCGGGTCCGGTCGTCCGATCTAA
- a CDS encoding aldehyde dehydrogenase translates to MTERYRLFIGGEFVDAQDSATFPSYDPSTGEQIAEVAKASREDVQKAIAAARKAFDEGPWPKMSGAERAAKLRKIAELIGQRSAQLAELETRDSGATIRKAQLADVPLCQQSFEWFARQAEERPEIEELPGSPFPPSENYVRYEPFGVCTGIIPWNFPLIMAAWKIAPAIAAGNTCVLKPASYTSLTALELAKIIQEADLPPGVVNVVTGPGGSVGEELASNPMVDKVAFTGSTEVGRRIMQLASGNVKAVTLELGGKSANIVLDDADLDVAAAAVLWGTFMHNGQVCESGTRALVQRSIYDEFVSLLADRAGKIVLGPPLDHGTDLGPLVSRSQVETVERYVAIGREEVGEPITGGSKPSDLAEGLDRDAYFQPTIFADVDNKARIAQEEIFGPVLCVIPFDTDEEAVAIANDSIYGLAGGVQSSDIERAKKVAHGMRTGTVWINDYHLISPERPFGGYKQSGLGRELGTFGFDAYREVKHVHINPQPGRDSHFHYSMLSQNI, encoded by the coding sequence ATGACCGAGCGCTATCGACTGTTCATCGGAGGAGAGTTCGTCGACGCACAGGATTCGGCGACGTTCCCTTCCTACGACCCGTCCACCGGCGAGCAGATCGCGGAGGTCGCGAAGGCTTCACGAGAGGACGTCCAGAAGGCGATCGCCGCTGCTCGCAAGGCCTTCGACGAGGGACCTTGGCCGAAGATGTCGGGAGCCGAGCGCGCCGCAAAGCTCCGCAAGATCGCCGAACTCATAGGCCAGAGGTCCGCCCAGCTCGCCGAGCTCGAGACGAGGGATTCGGGTGCGACGATCAGGAAGGCGCAACTCGCCGACGTGCCCCTCTGCCAGCAGAGCTTCGAATGGTTTGCCCGTCAGGCCGAAGAGCGACCCGAGATAGAAGAGCTGCCCGGTTCACCGTTCCCTCCGTCGGAGAACTACGTGCGATATGAGCCCTTCGGCGTCTGCACCGGCATCATCCCGTGGAACTTCCCGCTGATCATGGCGGCGTGGAAGATCGCACCGGCGATCGCGGCAGGGAACACGTGTGTGCTGAAGCCCGCTTCGTACACCTCGCTCACCGCGTTGGAGCTGGCGAAGATCATCCAAGAGGCCGACCTCCCACCAGGTGTCGTGAACGTGGTCACCGGTCCGGGCGGCTCCGTGGGCGAAGAACTCGCCTCGAATCCCATGGTCGACAAGGTCGCCTTCACGGGGTCCACGGAGGTGGGAAGGCGCATCATGCAATTGGCGTCGGGCAACGTGAAGGCGGTCACCCTGGAGCTGGGCGGAAAGTCGGCGAACATCGTCCTCGACGACGCCGATCTGGACGTGGCGGCAGCCGCCGTGCTGTGGGGGACGTTCATGCACAACGGTCAGGTGTGCGAATCCGGGACGCGAGCGCTCGTCCAGCGCAGCATCTACGACGAGTTCGTGAGCCTTCTCGCCGACAGGGCGGGGAAGATCGTCCTGGGGCCACCTCTGGACCACGGGACCGACCTCGGCCCACTGGTCTCACGTTCGCAGGTAGAGACCGTCGAGCGGTATGTGGCCATCGGGCGAGAGGAGGTCGGCGAGCCGATCACGGGCGGCTCGAAGCCGTCCGACCTCGCCGAGGGTCTCGACCGGGATGCCTACTTCCAGCCCACGATCTTCGCCGACGTCGACAACAAGGCCAGGATCGCCCAAGAGGAGATCTTCGGTCCCGTCCTCTGCGTCATTCCTTTCGACACCGACGAAGAAGCCGTGGCGATAGCCAACGACTCCATCTACGGGCTGGCCGGGGGCGTGCAGTCCTCGGACATCGAACGAGCCAAGAAGGTGGCACACGGAATGCGCACGGGAACCGTGTGGATCAACGACTACCACCTGATCAGCCCGGAGCGCCCGTTCGGCGGGTACAAGCAGTCGGGACTCGGAAGAGAGCTCGGCACCTTCGGATTCGACGCGTACCGGGAAGTCAAGCACGTCCACATCAACCCGCAGCCCGGACGCGACTCGCACTTCCACTACTCGATGCTGTCGCAGAACATCTGA
- a CDS encoding TetR family transcriptional regulator: MRPEARNPLAASPNREHRRRLLIEAAREVLLRDGFAACTARAIAAASPLTKSAIHYYFEDVEEIVDAAMLELSEAFFAHVAESTSEIADPEERFWAALRTYLQPFQEHRPVTVLWFEYWSDRARRGRTEVVERIHAGIQRLFGELLEEAGVSHAQTAAHAVVSWVLGTVLQQTVRPVSFEALRAELEPLFSRTGPVRASRVRSSSQTRGKPSRAVARESDGVLRSVPKT, encoded by the coding sequence ATGCGTCCTGAAGCGCGCAACCCCCTGGCCGCCTCCCCCAACAGGGAGCACAGACGACGACTGTTGATAGAGGCAGCCCGGGAGGTGTTGCTGCGCGACGGGTTCGCGGCGTGTACGGCAAGGGCGATAGCGGCAGCCAGCCCGCTCACCAAGTCCGCGATCCACTACTACTTCGAGGACGTCGAAGAGATCGTCGACGCGGCGATGCTGGAGCTGTCGGAGGCGTTCTTCGCGCACGTGGCCGAATCCACCTCCGAGATCGCAGACCCCGAAGAACGCTTCTGGGCGGCTCTTCGGACCTACCTGCAACCGTTCCAAGAGCACAGACCCGTCACCGTACTCTGGTTCGAGTACTGGTCGGACCGGGCACGACGCGGTCGCACCGAGGTGGTCGAGAGGATTCACGCCGGCATCCAGCGGCTTTTCGGTGAACTCTTGGAAGAAGCGGGGGTGTCCCACGCGCAGACCGCCGCTCACGCGGTCGTCTCATGGGTGCTCGGGACCGTGTTGCAACAGACGGTCCGACCCGTATCGTTCGAGGCTCTTCGCGCCGAACTCGAACCGCTCTTTTCCCGAACCGGGCCCGTGAGGGCCAGTCGCGTCCGCTCGTCGTCGCAGACTCGCGGGAAACCGAGCCGGGCGGTGGCGAGGGAGAGCGACGGGGTACTACGGTCGGTGCCGAAGACGTGA